A DNA window from Loxodonta africana isolate mLoxAfr1 chromosome 7, mLoxAfr1.hap2, whole genome shotgun sequence contains the following coding sequences:
- the LOC100669235 gene encoding olfactory receptor 9G4-like translates to MEVGNHTILTEFILMGFSTDTRLQLVLFGIFLMLYLITLSGNMTLVILIRISSRLHTPMYFFIGNLSFLDFWYISVYTPKILANCVSDDKRISLAGFGAQLFFSCFVAYTECYLLAAMAYDRQVAICNPLLYSGTMSSSLCTGLVAGSYIGGFLNAIAHTANTFRLSFCGKNIIDHFFCDVPPLVKMSCTDTKVYEKVLLGLVGFTVLSNILAILISYFSISLAILRIRSATGRRKAFSTCASHLISVMLFYGSMLFMYSRPSSTYSLERDKVAALFYTVVNPLLNPLIYSVRNKDVKEAFRKAIQTI, encoded by the coding sequence ATGGAAGTGGGAAATCACACGATCCTGACAGAATTCATCTTGATGGGCTTCTCAACAGACACCCGGTTGCAGCTGGTTCTATTTGGAATATTTCTGATGCTGTATTTGATAACTTTGTCAGGGAACATGACTTTGGTTATATTAATCCGGATTAGCTCCCGTCTTCACACACCTATGTACTTTTTCATAGGCAATCTGTCTTTCCTAGATTTCTGGTACATCTCTGTGTATACCCCCAAAATCCTGGCTAATTGTGTCTCAGATGATAAGCGTATTTCCTTGGCTGGCTTTGGGGCCCAGTTGTTCTTTTCCTGCTTTGTAGCCTACACTGAGTGCTATCTCCTAGCAGCCATGGCGTATGACCGCCAAGTGGCAATTTGTAACCCCTTACTCTATTCAGGTACCATGTCCAGTTCTCTCTGTACTGGGCTAGTTGCCGGCTCCTACATTGGAGGGTTCTTGAATGCCATAGCCCACACTGCCAACACTTTCCGCCTGAGTTTTTGTGGTAAGAATATCATTGACCATTTCTTCTGTGACGTACCACCGTTAGTAAAAATGTCCTGTACTGACACGAAGGTCTATGAAAAAGTGCTTCTGGGCCTGGTGGGCTTCACAGTCCTCTCCAACATTCTTGCCATCTTGATTTCTTATTTCAGCATCTCCCTGGCTATTCTGAGAATCCGCTCGGCCACAGGAAGGCGCAAAGCCTTCTCAACCTGTGCTTCCCACCTGATCTCAGTCATGCTCTTCTATGGATCCATGCTCTTCATGTATTCAAGGCCTAGTTCCACCTACTCCCTGGAAAGAGACAAAGTGGCTGCCCTGTTCTACACTGTGGTGAATCCATTGCTCAACCCTCTCATCTACAGTGTGAGGAACAAAGATGTCAAAGAGGCTTTCAGGAAAGCTATACAGACCATATGA